The following are encoded together in the Bradyrhizobium sp. CCGUVB1N3 genome:
- a CDS encoding pyridoxal phosphate-dependent aminotransferase yields MNAPLHSPALFRPSHRLSSIGVSEILKISGLAAEMKRQGRDVIILGAGEPDFDTPDTIKEAAERAMRAGATKYTALDGAPELKAAIRAKFKRDNELDFAQDEITVSAGAKQVLFNAMMATINPGDEVIIPTPFWVTYADIVAIAGGTPVLVPCSEANGFRLSADDLARAITPRTRWVMLNSPSNPSGAAYSEAAYRPILDVLLANPQVWLMVDDIYEHIVYDGFRFATPAAIEPALRSRTLTINGVSKAYAMTGWRIGYGAGPSALIRAMAVVQSQSTSCPSSVSQAAAIEALNGPQDFVRDCCRSFQERRDLVVGALNRIDGITCRVPEGAFYTFASCAGLIGKITPDGQTLENDRDFVEYLLRGAGVAVVPGSAFGLAPYFRISYATSLAELEEACRRIAHATARLSQMARSPWSDLATNADTH; encoded by the coding sequence ATGAACGCCCCACTCCACAGCCCCGCGTTGTTCCGCCCCTCCCACCGCCTTTCGTCGATCGGCGTGTCGGAGATCCTGAAGATCAGCGGGCTCGCTGCGGAGATGAAACGCCAAGGCCGGGACGTTATCATTCTCGGCGCAGGCGAGCCGGATTTCGACACACCGGATACGATCAAGGAGGCAGCCGAGCGCGCGATGCGCGCCGGCGCGACCAAATATACCGCGCTCGACGGCGCACCGGAGCTTAAGGCCGCCATTCGCGCGAAGTTCAAACGCGACAACGAACTCGACTTCGCTCAGGACGAGATCACGGTGTCGGCCGGCGCCAAGCAGGTGCTCTTCAACGCCATGATGGCGACGATCAACCCCGGCGATGAGGTCATCATCCCGACCCCGTTCTGGGTGACCTACGCCGACATCGTCGCAATCGCCGGCGGCACGCCGGTGCTGGTGCCGTGCTCCGAGGCCAATGGCTTTCGTCTCTCGGCCGACGATCTCGCGCGCGCCATCACGCCTCGCACGCGTTGGGTGATGCTGAACTCGCCGTCCAATCCATCCGGCGCGGCCTATTCGGAGGCCGCCTACCGGCCGATCCTCGACGTGCTGCTCGCAAATCCGCAGGTCTGGCTGATGGTCGACGATATCTACGAGCACATCGTCTATGACGGCTTTCGCTTCGCCACGCCAGCAGCCATCGAGCCAGCGCTGCGCAGCCGGACGCTGACCATCAACGGTGTTTCGAAGGCCTATGCGATGACCGGCTGGCGCATCGGCTATGGCGCCGGACCAAGTGCCCTGATCCGGGCCATGGCCGTCGTGCAGAGCCAGTCGACCTCCTGCCCGTCGTCGGTCAGTCAGGCCGCAGCCATCGAGGCGCTGAACGGGCCGCAGGATTTTGTCCGCGACTGCTGCCGGTCGTTCCAGGAGCGGCGCGATCTTGTCGTCGGCGCGCTGAACAGGATCGACGGGATCACCTGCCGCGTGCCCGAGGGCGCTTTCTACACATTTGCAAGCTGTGCCGGCCTGATCGGCAAAATCACTCCTGACGGGCAAACGCTGGAGAACGACAGGGACTTTGTCGAGTATCTGCTGCGCGGCGCCGGCGTTGCGGTGGTGCCTGGTTCTGCTTTCGGGCTTGCTCCCTATTTCAGGATTTCCTACGCAACGTCTTTAGCTGAGCTGGAGGAAGCATGCCGGCGCATTGCGCACGCAACCGCTAGACTTTCGCAAATGGCGCGCTCACCCTGGTCGGATCTCGCGACCAACGCGGATACACACTAG
- the trbG gene encoding P-type conjugative transfer protein TrbG, which yields MTPPFSPNAGGPATFYIIHQNRKASDTCFRKSAMAALLMSVSALGGCAHNFIPPDINYDSAEPATLTSDPPPPVKIVELPKPLPLPGQLKPLVAGKRIPEAADPKVRVKQANAAARVQPVRNGFINAVQVYPFSGGALYQVYTAPGQITDVALQEGEQLVGSGPVAAGDTVRWIIGDTESGTGAARKIHILIKPTRPELITNLVINTDRRTYLLELRSTEKTYMASVSWQYPEDQLIALRQRNATAEAAAPIAAGVDLGSINFRYAIEGDDPAWRPLRAFDDGNKVYIEFPSGIVQGEMPPLFVIGPAGGSELVNYRANRNYYIVDRLFAAAELRLGDKDSERRVRIVRTDGRPRAWR from the coding sequence ATGACCCCGCCGTTTTCTCCAAATGCCGGAGGTCCGGCTACTTTCTACATCATTCATCAAAACCGGAAAGCCAGCGACACGTGTTTCCGTAAATCCGCGATGGCGGCTTTGCTGATGTCCGTCTCGGCGCTTGGCGGCTGCGCGCACAATTTCATCCCGCCCGACATCAACTACGATAGCGCGGAGCCGGCGACGCTGACCAGCGATCCACCGCCACCGGTCAAGATCGTGGAATTGCCCAAACCCCTTCCGTTGCCGGGGCAGCTGAAACCGCTTGTCGCCGGCAAACGCATCCCCGAAGCCGCCGATCCCAAAGTTCGCGTCAAACAGGCCAATGCCGCAGCGCGCGTGCAGCCAGTCCGCAACGGTTTCATCAATGCGGTCCAGGTCTATCCCTTCTCGGGCGGAGCCCTCTACCAGGTCTATACGGCGCCCGGCCAGATCACCGATGTCGCCCTCCAGGAGGGCGAGCAACTTGTCGGCTCGGGTCCGGTCGCTGCCGGCGACACCGTGCGCTGGATCATCGGCGATACCGAGAGCGGGACCGGTGCAGCCAGGAAGATTCACATCCTGATCAAGCCGACGCGGCCGGAGTTGATCACCAATCTCGTCATCAACACCGACCGGCGGACCTATCTGCTCGAGCTACGCTCGACGGAGAAGACCTATATGGCCTCGGTCTCCTGGCAGTATCCCGAGGACCAGCTGATCGCGCTTCGGCAGCGGAATGCGACGGCAGAAGCAGCCGCGCCGATCGCCGCCGGCGTCGATCTTGGCTCGATCAACTTCCGCTACGCGATCGAGGGCGATGATCCGGCCTGGCGTCCACTGCGCGCCTTCGACGACGGGAATAAGGTCTACATCGAATTTCCCAGCGGGATCGTTCAAGGCGAAATGCCGCCGCTGTTCGTCATCGGTCCGGCCGGTGGCTCCGAACTGGTGAATTACCGCGCGAACCGCAACTACTACATCGTCGATCGCCTGTTCGCCGCCGCCGAATTGCGCCTCGGTGACAAGGACAGTGAGCGGCGCGTGCGCATCGTCCGCACCGACGGAAGGCCACGCGCATGGCGATAG
- a CDS encoding LysR family transcriptional regulator yields MDPQTPRRFLPSTAVLAAFEATARTGSMTLAARELQLTQSAVSRQIKMLEEQLEVELFIRERQTVRLNSVGESYAREIREALHKISTASFNLHANPRGGSLNLAILPTFGTRWLAPRLPRFLAANPGITINLATRLSYFDFRVESLDAAIHFGQPEWPGAEMALLRSEQVIPACSPGLKRQYHFRVAGDLRNAPLLSISTRFHAWDRWFLIHDAPGRTTQGMVFDQFATAAQAAIAGLGVALLPTFLIQDELASRKLVRAINLPMESPERYYLVWPSERAKYPPLAAFREWLLAETAPDR; encoded by the coding sequence ATGGATCCGCAGACACCTCGCCGTTTTCTTCCCTCCACCGCCGTGCTGGCGGCGTTCGAAGCCACCGCGCGGACCGGCAGCATGACGCTGGCCGCGCGCGAGCTTCAGCTGACCCAAAGCGCCGTCAGCCGGCAGATCAAGATGCTGGAGGAGCAGCTCGAGGTGGAGCTCTTCATCCGCGAGCGGCAGACCGTTCGACTGAACTCCGTCGGCGAATCCTATGCGCGCGAGATTCGCGAAGCGCTCCACAAGATCAGCACCGCCTCGTTCAATCTTCATGCGAACCCGAGGGGCGGGAGCCTCAATCTCGCCATCCTGCCGACGTTCGGCACCCGCTGGCTCGCGCCGCGTCTGCCGAGGTTCCTGGCAGCAAATCCCGGGATCACCATCAACCTGGCAACGCGGTTGTCCTATTTCGATTTCCGGGTCGAGTCGCTCGACGCTGCGATTCATTTCGGCCAGCCGGAATGGCCCGGCGCCGAGATGGCTCTGTTGCGGTCGGAACAGGTCATCCCGGCCTGCAGTCCCGGCCTGAAGCGCCAATACCACTTCCGTGTTGCCGGCGATCTCCGAAACGCGCCGCTGCTCAGCATCTCCACGCGCTTTCATGCCTGGGACCGGTGGTTCTTGATTCACGATGCGCCCGGCAGGACCACTCAGGGGATGGTGTTCGACCAGTTTGCCACCGCAGCCCAGGCGGCGATCGCCGGTCTTGGCGTGGCGCTGCTGCCGACCTTCCTCATCCAGGATGAGCTCGCGAGCCGCAAGCTGGTCCGAGCCATCAACCTGCCTATGGAAAGTCCCGAACGATATTACCTCGTCTGGCCTTCCGAACGGGCGAAGTACCCGCCGCTCGCCGCATTCCGGGAGTGGCTGCTCGCGGAGACTGCACCTGACCGTTGA
- a CDS encoding VOC family protein has protein sequence MPALRADADEIRTLFSRAMSDMYRAEVPQYGTLVELVNDTNRETLRQHQQLRASLARSDELERLGVERHGAIRLGRADELRDMRRVFAVMGMHPVGYYDLSIACVPVHATAFRPIDDAALRRNPFRVFTSLLRLDLIEHESLRAEAEQILGRRRIFTPRALELVGTFETTGHLTIAQADEFVREALETFRWHSEATVSLEVYSKLHATHRLIADVVSFRGPHINHLTPRTLDIDAVQAAMPRRGIAPKAIIEGPPRRDCPILLRQTSFKALEEPILFRQANETMAAGTHTARFGEIEQRGVALTPKGRELYDRLLASVRQAGAAGASARDYDSELAERFKMFPDDWSELRAQGLAFFRYSATSAGIEACKRHPPPSSLDDLLAAGFLRYDPIVYEDFLPVSAAGIFQSNLGTDQQQNYAARSNRAAFEVALGAGVHDEMKLYAQAERTSLEQAVRQLGSPHLACRAMA, from the coding sequence ATGCCAGCGCTGCGCGCGGATGCGGACGAGATCCGTACTTTGTTTTCCCGCGCCATGTCGGACATGTACCGGGCCGAAGTGCCGCAATACGGCACCCTGGTGGAACTCGTCAACGACACCAATCGCGAGACCTTGCGGCAGCACCAGCAGCTGCGGGCGAGTCTCGCGCGCAGTGACGAGCTCGAGCGGTTGGGTGTCGAGCGTCACGGTGCCATCCGGCTCGGCCGCGCCGACGAATTGCGCGACATGCGCCGCGTCTTTGCGGTGATGGGGATGCATCCGGTCGGTTACTACGACCTGTCGATCGCCTGCGTGCCCGTCCATGCCACGGCCTTCCGGCCGATCGACGATGCCGCGCTTCGCCGCAACCCGTTCCGGGTCTTCACCTCGCTGCTGCGCCTCGACCTGATCGAGCATGAGAGCCTGCGCGCCGAGGCGGAGCAAATCCTAGGTCGGCGTCGCATCTTCACGCCGCGGGCGCTCGAACTGGTCGGCACCTTCGAGACGACGGGTCATCTGACCATCGCGCAGGCGGATGAGTTCGTTCGCGAAGCCCTGGAGACGTTCCGCTGGCACAGCGAGGCCACGGTCAGCCTGGAGGTTTACAGCAAGCTGCACGCGACCCATCGACTGATCGCCGACGTGGTGAGCTTTCGCGGCCCGCACATCAACCATCTGACGCCACGCACGCTGGATATCGATGCCGTCCAGGCCGCAATGCCACGGCGCGGCATCGCGCCGAAGGCGATCATCGAAGGTCCGCCGCGCCGCGACTGCCCGATCCTGCTGCGTCAGACCAGCTTCAAGGCGCTGGAGGAACCGATCCTGTTCCGGCAGGCCAATGAGACGATGGCAGCCGGGACACATACCGCCCGCTTCGGCGAGATCGAGCAGCGCGGCGTTGCGCTCACGCCCAAGGGTCGCGAGCTCTACGACCGATTGCTCGCCTCCGTGCGGCAGGCCGGTGCGGCCGGCGCATCCGCACGCGACTACGACAGCGAACTGGCCGAGCGCTTCAAGATGTTCCCGGACGATTGGTCGGAGCTTCGCGCGCAAGGGCTCGCCTTCTTCCGCTATTCGGCGACGTCGGCGGGCATTGAGGCATGCAAGCGGCATCCGCCGCCATCCAGCCTCGATGATTTGCTGGCTGCGGGTTTTCTGCGCTACGATCCGATCGTCTACGAGGATTTCCTCCCGGTCAGTGCGGCAGGAATTTTCCAGTCGAATCTCGGCACCGACCAGCAGCAAAACTACGCGGCGCGCTCCAACCGGGCTGCGTTCGAAGTCGCCCTCGGTGCTGGGGTTCACGATGAAATGAAGCTGTACGCGCAGGCGGAAAGGACCTCCCTGGAGCAGGCCGTGCGCCAGCTCGGGTCACCGCACCTTGCATGCCGGGCGATGGCCTGA
- a CDS encoding aldehyde dehydrogenase family protein, translating into MTITTQTPARAVKSLADEADALLAALGVKRSRYTGGKLTARSPITGEITGHVNEIGAADAQAAIDKAHAAFLEWRLVPAPKRGELVRLLGEELRANKPALGRLVSIEAGKIASEGLGEVQEMIDICDFAVGLSRQLYGLTIATERSEHRMMESWHPLGVTGIISAFNFPVAVWSWNAALALICGNSIVWKPSEKTPLTALATEALFDRALARFKAEGGTAPDGLSAVLFGGCEIGEILVDHAKVPLVSATGSTAMGRVVGPRLAKRFARAILELGGNNAAIVAPTADLDLTLRGVAFAAMGTAGQRCTTLRRLFVHDSVYDTFLPRLKRAYESVTIGDPLKDGTLVGPLIDGAAYASMQKALGEARTAGGTVFGGERVRTDGGDEAYYVRPALVEIASQVGPVEHETFAPILYVIKYRDFDAVLDLHNAVPQGLSSSIFTNDLREAEAFLSVRGSDCGIANVNIGPSGAEIGGAFGGEKETGGGRESGSDAWKAYMRRATNTVNFGRTLPLAQGVKFDVA; encoded by the coding sequence ATGACCATCACGACCCAGACCCCAGCACGCGCCGTCAAATCCCTGGCGGACGAGGCAGACGCGCTCCTCGCCGCACTCGGCGTCAAGCGGAGCCGCTACACCGGCGGCAAGCTGACGGCTCGATCGCCGATAACAGGCGAGATCACGGGCCATGTGAACGAGATCGGTGCCGCCGATGCACAGGCGGCGATCGACAAGGCGCACGCGGCCTTCCTCGAATGGCGGCTTGTCCCCGCTCCGAAGCGCGGCGAACTCGTCCGCCTGCTTGGCGAGGAATTGCGCGCCAACAAGCCGGCGCTCGGCAGGCTGGTATCGATCGAGGCCGGCAAGATCGCGTCCGAGGGCCTCGGCGAGGTCCAGGAGATGATCGATATCTGCGACTTCGCGGTGGGTCTGTCGCGCCAGCTCTATGGCCTGACCATCGCGACCGAGCGCAGCGAGCACCGGATGATGGAAAGCTGGCATCCGCTCGGCGTGACCGGGATCATCTCGGCGTTCAACTTCCCGGTCGCGGTGTGGTCCTGGAATGCTGCGCTGGCGCTGATCTGCGGCAACAGCATCGTCTGGAAGCCGTCGGAGAAAACGCCGCTGACGGCGCTTGCGACCGAAGCGCTGTTCGATCGCGCGCTCGCGCGTTTCAAGGCAGAAGGCGGCACGGCGCCGGACGGGCTGTCCGCGGTTCTGTTCGGCGGCTGCGAGATTGGTGAGATCCTCGTCGATCACGCCAAGGTGCCTCTGGTGTCGGCAACCGGCTCGACTGCGATGGGGCGCGTCGTCGGGCCGCGGCTGGCCAAACGCTTTGCGCGCGCGATCCTCGAACTCGGCGGCAACAACGCCGCAATCGTCGCGCCGACGGCCGACCTCGACCTGACCTTGCGCGGCGTCGCGTTCGCCGCCATGGGCACCGCTGGTCAGCGCTGCACGACGCTGCGGCGCCTGTTCGTCCACGACAGCGTCTACGACACGTTCCTGCCGCGCCTGAAGCGCGCCTATGAGTCTGTGACGATCGGCGATCCGCTCAAGGACGGCACCCTGGTCGGTCCGCTGATCGACGGCGCGGCCTACGCATCGATGCAGAAAGCGCTGGGCGAGGCGCGCACTGCGGGCGGCACAGTGTTCGGCGGCGAGCGGGTTCGCACTGACGGCGGCGATGAGGCCTATTATGTCCGCCCGGCGCTGGTCGAGATCGCGAGCCAGGTCGGTCCCGTCGAGCACGAGACCTTCGCGCCGATTCTCTACGTCATCAAGTATCGTGACTTCGATGCGGTGCTCGACCTGCACAACGCGGTCCCACAGGGTCTGTCGTCCTCGATCTTCACCAATGATCTGCGCGAAGCCGAAGCCTTCCTGTCGGTACGCGGTTCGGATTGCGGCATCGCCAACGTCAATATCGGCCCGTCCGGCGCCGAGATCGGCGGCGCCTTCGGTGGCGAGAAGGAAACCGGCGGCGGGCGCGAGTCGGGCTCGGACGCCTGGAAGGCCTACATGCGCCGCGCGACCAATACGGTCAATTTCGGCCGGACATTGCCGCTCGCCCAGGGCGTCAAGTTCGACGTGGCGTAA
- a CDS encoding DUF2274 domain-containing protein — MTKLKLRPLEDDKPVKLTVELPAAVFRDLKSYAEILTRGGSATMPTEPGKLIAPMIERFMATDRAFAKARRNGGQSVPGSAERSG, encoded by the coding sequence GTGACAAAACTCAAACTTAGGCCGCTCGAAGACGACAAACCAGTCAAGCTCACCGTCGAGCTGCCGGCGGCGGTCTTCAGGGATCTCAAAAGCTACGCCGAGATTCTGACGCGGGGAGGAAGCGCGACCATGCCGACCGAGCCCGGCAAACTGATCGCGCCGATGATCGAGCGCTTTATGGCGACTGACCGCGCCTTTGCGAAGGCCCGACGAAACGGTGGTCAGTCTGTACCTGGCTCAGCTGAGAGATCCGGATAG
- a CDS encoding LysR family transcriptional regulator — MEFRDLRWAIAASQHRSLRQAAEMLRVKQSTLSRCLRNLEHKVGSTLFERTNGGTRPTIQGLEFLDAARRIVGETEAITARLKTHSRGESGRLIIGIHASLSAGNLRATLLEHRHRFPDVDSHLVDGTRDQLISDLINSAIDIALVAEPNPRWSDKSLLVWSERVVVALPEHHPLTARNVVHWGELRQETLLLSQHGPGPEFHKLLISKLGAADPCPVLRHDVSLDRLLTLVGAGWGMLLALEGATGATYPGVTFREVHDAEGPTRLSFRAYWRQANSNPSLRPFLDLLRERYPDLSAEPGTD; from the coding sequence GTGGAATTTCGCGACCTACGTTGGGCGATCGCCGCGTCCCAGCATCGAAGTCTCCGTCAAGCGGCTGAGATGCTCAGGGTCAAGCAGTCGACGCTCAGTCGCTGCCTGCGCAATCTCGAGCACAAGGTCGGCAGCACGCTCTTCGAGCGCACCAACGGTGGCACACGACCAACCATTCAAGGCTTGGAATTTCTCGATGCCGCCCGACGCATCGTGGGTGAGACGGAAGCCATAACGGCGCGCCTCAAAACCCACTCGCGTGGCGAGAGCGGCCGATTGATCATTGGCATCCATGCTTCCCTCTCGGCCGGCAATCTCCGGGCCACCCTCCTGGAGCACCGGCATCGCTTCCCTGATGTCGATTCACATCTCGTCGACGGGACAAGAGACCAACTGATCTCCGATCTCATCAATTCCGCCATTGATATCGCCTTGGTAGCCGAGCCCAATCCGAGGTGGAGTGACAAGTCATTACTGGTCTGGAGCGAACGCGTCGTCGTCGCTCTTCCCGAACACCATCCGCTGACAGCCCGCAATGTGGTTCACTGGGGCGAACTGCGGCAGGAAACCCTGTTGTTGTCGCAGCACGGCCCAGGACCGGAATTCCACAAGCTGCTCATCAGCAAGTTGGGAGCGGCCGATCCTTGCCCGGTGCTTCGCCATGATGTGTCGCTCGACCGGCTCCTCACCTTGGTCGGCGCCGGCTGGGGGATGTTGCTGGCCCTGGAAGGTGCGACCGGCGCTACCTATCCGGGCGTCACCTTCCGCGAGGTGCATGATGCAGAGGGCCCGACACGGCTGAGCTTCCGCGCCTACTGGCGGCAGGCCAACAGCAATCCATCACTGCGGCCGTTCCTCGATCTGCTTCGTGAACGCTATCCGGATCTCTCAGCTGAGCCAGGTACAGACTGA
- a CDS encoding TrbI/VirB10 family protein, protein MAIGSEDERQNDVPPVAPPDLRLRGERPPVTRLSRKMLIGLGAVSALAVAGALGYALQTRSKQQAGQELLNTQNRPSPEGLAALPKDYTGLPRQVPPLGPPLPGDLGKPILNAGAAANTVVPGTVPDPEAQHRSQEIEAARVSRLFAQTVQQPQTASQVIPNISATTATATATSPPVDAGSAQNMQDRKTAFLNASTDKRTVSPDRLEAKVSPYVVQAGAVIPAALITGIRSDLPGQITAQVTEAVYDSPSGKYLLVPQGAKLIGQYDSSVAFGQSRILLVWTRIIMPDGNSIVLERQPGADTGGYAGLEDEVDNHWGMLFKAAVLSTMLSVGAEAGTSQNENNLVQAIRSGASNSISQTGQQIVQRQLNIQPTLSIRPGFPVRVIVTRDLVLAPYRKGATP, encoded by the coding sequence ATGGCGATAGGCAGCGAAGACGAACGCCAGAACGATGTCCCACCCGTCGCGCCTCCGGATCTTCGGCTTCGGGGCGAGCGGCCCCCTGTAACGCGCCTCTCGCGCAAGATGCTGATCGGCCTCGGTGCGGTGTCTGCGCTGGCGGTCGCGGGCGCGCTTGGCTACGCCCTCCAGACCCGCAGTAAGCAGCAAGCCGGCCAGGAGTTGCTCAACACCCAGAACCGCCCTTCACCTGAGGGCCTCGCCGCCCTGCCGAAGGACTATACCGGCCTGCCGCGCCAAGTGCCGCCGCTCGGGCCGCCGTTGCCCGGCGATCTCGGCAAGCCGATCCTCAACGCAGGCGCGGCAGCGAATACCGTGGTCCCGGGAACGGTGCCCGATCCGGAGGCGCAGCACAGATCCCAGGAGATCGAGGCGGCCCGCGTCAGCCGCCTCTTCGCCCAGACTGTTCAGCAACCGCAGACCGCCAGCCAAGTCATCCCAAATATCTCGGCCACAACTGCGACAGCCACGGCCACGTCACCACCCGTCGATGCGGGATCAGCCCAGAACATGCAGGATCGCAAGACGGCCTTTCTCAACGCTTCGACGGACAAGCGCACGGTCAGTCCCGACCGGCTCGAGGCCAAAGTTTCTCCTTATGTCGTGCAGGCGGGCGCCGTGATTCCGGCGGCGCTCATCACGGGCATCAGGTCTGATCTGCCAGGCCAAATCACCGCCCAGGTGACCGAGGCGGTCTATGATAGTCCGTCCGGCAAATATCTTTTGGTACCCCAGGGTGCCAAGCTGATCGGTCAGTATGACAGCTCCGTTGCGTTCGGCCAGAGTCGGATCCTCCTGGTCTGGACCCGCATCATCATGCCGGACGGCAACTCAATCGTGCTGGAGCGCCAGCCCGGCGCCGACACCGGCGGTTATGCCGGGCTTGAGGACGAGGTCGACAACCATTGGGGTATGCTGTTCAAGGCCGCCGTCCTCTCGACCATGCTTAGCGTCGGAGCTGAGGCGGGCACCAGCCAGAACGAGAACAACCTCGTTCAAGCGATCCGCAGCGGTGCCTCCAACAGCATCAGCCAGACCGGCCAGCAGATCGTCCAGCGCCAACTCAACATCCAGCCCACGCTTTCCATCCGGCCGGGTTTCCCGGTCCGCGTGATCGTCACGCGCGATCTGGTGCTGGCGCCGTACCGCAAGGGAGCAACACCGTGA
- a CDS encoding AMP-binding protein, giving the protein MQTIPQLLLARAQDSGDRVFCKFKGQQTTFRSLLAKVQEMAGALQEAGVKRGDRVGFMLTTSVEHIALYLATSWIGAAAVPFSVHLKSAGIELQVSSAKPSAFVANRVQTDAVRAAFATVPKAPVLIWFEDGDNRNSEHSLNDLLRASRSAVTPVSRSLDDLLAINYTSGTTGAPKGAMLSDRFYWIGAKNAGVLSEANRDDVFFLWEPFYHVAAWMTVMMALHHGLSIYMVERLSASKLWDQIADAKATKFHYLGGLINILLSQLVTESERNNTVSIAWGAACPKDTWRQFEERFGLIVREGYGLSEGQNFTHINMRDVLGSIGTPVEEFDSWLVDDHGDRVGPGVVGEIVLKPKMPGITMLGYFGDPEKTAEVLRADGCVYTGDTASTDQDGNFYFKGRKKDALRRRGENVSAWEVERVLNAAPNVEESAVLGVASPMGEQDILAVVKAKDGAEADPLTIAQFCSERLAYYQIPRYIQIVDEFPRGPTQRIKKNDIVVDLNAAWDAEKAGFKPVRNV; this is encoded by the coding sequence ATGCAGACGATCCCCCAGCTTCTCCTCGCGCGTGCCCAAGACTCAGGCGATCGCGTCTTCTGCAAATTCAAGGGGCAGCAAACGACGTTTCGCAGCCTGCTCGCCAAAGTCCAGGAAATGGCGGGCGCGCTCCAAGAGGCTGGTGTGAAACGTGGCGATCGGGTCGGCTTTATGCTGACCACTTCCGTCGAGCACATTGCCCTCTATCTGGCGACCTCCTGGATTGGTGCTGCGGCAGTGCCGTTCAGCGTTCACCTCAAGAGCGCAGGCATCGAGCTCCAGGTTTCGAGTGCAAAGCCATCCGCTTTTGTGGCCAATCGCGTTCAAACGGATGCGGTACGTGCGGCTTTCGCAACGGTCCCCAAAGCCCCCGTCCTGATCTGGTTCGAGGATGGCGATAACCGAAATTCCGAACACAGTCTCAACGATCTCCTCCGCGCTAGCCGGTCGGCGGTGACCCCCGTTTCGCGATCGCTCGACGATCTTCTTGCGATTAACTACACCTCCGGTACGACCGGTGCGCCCAAAGGCGCAATGTTGTCGGACCGATTTTATTGGATCGGCGCAAAAAACGCAGGCGTATTGTCCGAAGCCAACCGGGATGATGTTTTCTTCCTGTGGGAGCCCTTCTACCATGTGGCAGCTTGGATGACCGTCATGATGGCTCTTCATCATGGTCTGAGCATCTATATGGTCGAGCGGTTAAGTGCCTCCAAACTCTGGGACCAGATCGCCGATGCAAAGGCTACAAAATTTCACTATCTGGGCGGCCTGATCAATATCCTCCTCTCGCAGCTCGTGACTGAGAGCGAGCGTAACAACACCGTGTCTATTGCTTGGGGCGCCGCTTGCCCGAAAGACACCTGGCGTCAGTTCGAAGAACGGTTCGGGCTGATCGTCCGCGAGGGTTATGGCCTTAGCGAAGGTCAGAATTTCACCCACATCAACATGCGGGATGTCCTCGGCTCCATTGGCACACCGGTAGAAGAGTTTGACAGCTGGTTGGTTGATGACCACGGGGACCGTGTTGGGCCAGGCGTCGTCGGCGAAATCGTGCTGAAGCCTAAGATGCCCGGTATTACCATGCTGGGGTATTTTGGCGATCCCGAGAAGACGGCGGAGGTGCTCCGAGCCGATGGCTGCGTCTATACGGGTGACACAGCCTCCACCGATCAAGATGGCAATTTCTACTTCAAGGGCCGTAAGAAGGATGCCTTGCGCCGGCGGGGAGAAAATGTCTCGGCATGGGAGGTTGAGCGGGTGCTCAATGCCGCTCCGAACGTTGAAGAGTCCGCGGTTTTGGGCGTAGCATCGCCCATGGGAGAGCAGGATATCTTGGCGGTTGTGAAGGCCAAGGACGGGGCTGAGGCGGACCCGCTGACTATCGCGCAGTTCTGCAGCGAGCGCCTCGCGTACTACCAAATTCCCCGCTACATTCAGATCGTCGATGAGTTCCCGCGGGGCCCGACTCAGCGCATAAAAAAGAACGATATCGTCGTTGATTTGAACGCGGCTTGGGACGCCGAGAAGGCCGGGTTTAAGCCTGTCCGGAACGTCTGA